Proteins co-encoded in one Octopus bimaculoides isolate UCB-OBI-ISO-001 chromosome 9, ASM119413v2, whole genome shotgun sequence genomic window:
- the LOC106873983 gene encoding putative uncharacterized protein DDB_G0282133 produces MSSRRSANFTHHEKEILLSLMQTYRHIVEDKRTDGIMVKEKNAAWIELTNKYNAQNEVWTRSVKQLRQCWKNLKSRARIDLMRVNLQTTTSDSDPNSVRLNLVPLNNVSKPTDNSNHSSNNINNTTVSIINSNNTSNNINSANNTTNPPNIILSSILNNNNNSNTIKSGSVPSYGSQLQALSSTTGSNSVVGLSPSLLRGGSLSNRPNSKTSGSKKRKKKKVVLDDVSSRNFATNDNNSNSNSSSRRQQRLLTVSSATIGVERDDVDDEDDADDDDEEDDTVAVLAAVNDDDSNTIGARRRRRRRLHPTSKSTSISDGALVDVADENEEFDEDEDEEDEDEEDDVEGDEVDDDDDDDIDDSGTVDDDIYNDEDVRRSSRHHRSGVAVDSFHVEQNSDPSSQPGPGQDVDPLYSVENLAVVSVSGSADRIHFQHHANSPTSDLQNQTDGNLLHSHHPHHQSQHHQQQHQPPHLHSQVNNYHHSNRLSADSITRLEDDFSSTEPDIKVFDSIRGFGKVLHSQSSFSNQIVNNNSVNFTPSINYSSDISDLNGVPAASQSGPLIVSAHSENGGQMPAIEPVLVEKVNDHDMLLDDLRKTEHAEKMKNIRLERKLINVEHKARMGLIKLKSEYIKLKMDFLLQNKR; encoded by the exons ATGTCCTCGAGGCGTTCCGCCAACTTCACTCACCACGAGAAAGAAATTCTTCTATCATTGATGCAAACATATCGACATATTGTCGAAGACAAGCGGACAGATGGCATCATGGTGAAAGAGAAAAATGCCGCCTGGATCGAATTGACCAATAAGTATAATGCACAGAACGAAGTATGGACTCGATCGGTTAAACAACTTAGGCAATGCTGGAAAAACTTGAAAAGCAGAGCCCGAATTGATCTCATGCGAGTGAACTTGCAAACGACTACTTCCGATTCGGACCCTAATTCAGTGCGACTAAATTTGGTTCCGCTTAATAACGTTTCTAAACCCACCGACAACTCAAATCATAGcagtaacaatatcaacaacacaacTGTGAGCATCATCAATAGTaacaacactagcaacaacattaacagtgCAAATAATACTACTAATCCCCCCAACATTATCCTCAGCAGtattctaaacaacaacaacaacagtaacactatTAAGTCAGGTTCGGTTCCGAGCTACGGTAGCCAACTCCAAGCTCTGTCGTCAACTACTGGTTCCAACAGTGTAGTTGGCCTGTCGCCCTCATTACTCCGCGGTGGTAGTCTAAGTAACAGACCCAACTCCAAGACTAGCGGCAGCAagaagcggaagaagaagaaagtggtaCTGGACGATGTGAGTAGCAGGAACTTCGCTactaacgacaacaacagcaacagcaacagcagcagtcgCAGGCAACAGAGGTTACTGACGGTTTCTTCTGCCACTATCGGCGTGGAAAGAGACGATGTAGATGACGAAGACGATgccgatgacgacgatgaagaggACGATACTGTTGCTGTTTTAGCTGCTGTGAACGACGATGACAGCAACACAATCGGGGCACGGCGGAGGCGACGTCGCCGCCTCCACCCCACCAGTAAATCTACGTCCATCAGCGACGGCGCTCTGGTCGATGTGGCCGACGAAAACGAGGAGTTTGATGAAGACGAAGACGAAGAGGATGAAGACGAGGAAGACGACGTAGAAGGCGACGaggtcgacgacgacgacgatgacgacatcGACGATAGTGGAACCGTTGACGATGATATCTACAATGATGAAGATGTGCGAAGGAGCAGTCGGCATCATCGTTCGGGTGTGGCTGTCGACAGTTTCCATGTGGAGCAAAACAGCGACCCCAGCAGTCAGCCAGGGCCCGGACAGGACGTTGATCCGCTCTATTCAGTGGAGAACCTGGCTGTTGTTTCGGTATCGGGCAGCGCCGACCGCATACACTTCCAGCACCATGCCAACTCGCCGACATCCGATCTCCAGAACCAAACCGACGGCAACCTGCTGCATTCACATCACCCCCACCATCAATCACAgcatcaccaacagcaacatcaaccacCACATCTTCATAGTCAAGTTAACAACTACCACCATTCCAACAGACTATCAGCGGATTCTATAACGCGATTAGAAGATGATTTTTCTTCTACAGAGCCTGATATCAAAGTATTCGATTCCATCCGAG gtttTGGTAAGGTTTTACACTCGCAGTCCAGTTTCTCCAACCAAATTGTGAACAACAATTCTGTGAACTTCACTCCGTCCATCAACTACTCCAGTGATATCAGTGATTTAAATGGCGTACCAGCAGCTTCTCAATCGGGCCCACTCATCGTCTCGGCTCACAGTGAAAATGGCGGTCAGATGCCAGCAATCGAGCCGGTCCTCGTCGAGAAGGTCAACGATCATGACATGCTGCTCGACGACCTCCGCAAGACAGAACATGcggagaaaatgaaaaacatccGGTTGGAACGGAAACTGATCAATGTAGAACACAAAGCACGTATGGGCTTGATTAAACTCAAATCAGAATACATCAAACTTAAAATGGACTTTCTGCtgcaaaataaaagataa